Part of the Thermodesulfobacteriota bacterium genome is shown below.
ACTCTATTACGCGGATCGGCCCCCTGAAGGGGTGACCTTGCGGGATACCTTTGACGCCCGGAGGAGGAATCGGGAACGGTGCCATTACCTGCTGGTCCCCACGAACGACACCCGGCAGGGCTTGCAGTCCGTCCTCGATCAGCTCCAGGCCAGCATCCCTGAGCTCCGGCAGATCATGCTTTGTTGCCAGGGCCAGCAGGCGCCCCTGAGCATCCCCGAGCAGCAGATCAATGCCCAACTGGTCGAGTATTTCCGCCTCACGATCGAACAACGAGGTGCCCCTCATGCTTGAGATCAAGCCCGGACACACCACCACCCTGCCGCGGGTCGGCACCTGGCCGGAAACGCGCCATGTCTTTGACGAGGCCAGCATCTGGGCGGTGAACGCCGCGCTGGCGGCGCAGCGGCCGCTCCTGGTACGGGGCGAGCCGGGATCCGGCAAGAGCCAGCTGGCCCGGGCCGCGGCCAAGGAGCTGGGGCGGGCCTTTGTGCCGGCGGTGGTGCACAGCCGCAGCGAAAGCCAGGATCTGCTCTTCTGCTACGATGCGGTCTGCCGTCTCGGCGAGGCCCAGGCCCTGGCAGCCAGCCGTGGCCAGGTCGATGTCCGGGCCGCCCTGGCACCGGTCCGTTTCGTGAGCCCCGGCCCTTTGTGGTGGACCTTCGACTGGCCGTCGGCAGCCGCGCAGGCCAAGCAGTGCCTGTCGGCAGCGCGGCCACCGGAAAGACCGAAGGGCTGGCAGCCCAAGACCGGTGGCGCCGTGCTGCTCATCGACGAGATCGACAAGGCCGAGGCCGATCTGCCCAACGGCCTCCTGGAGACCTTGGGCAACGGCGCCTTCACGGTGCCGCTCCTGGGCCGGTCCGTCGGTATGCGGCCGAAGGCGCCGACGTGAGATCGCGCGCTTTGTGCTCAGGAAGCATCCCCCGTCTGATCTGCAGCCATGACCGGCCGGATCGCGCCTGGGACAAAGGCCGGGGTGGGCCGGGCGGATCTTCTCGCCTGCCTGGGCCGGCTGGGGGAAGACGGCCTGGACCGGGCGGCTGGTCTGTTCGGGTTTGCGCCTGCCCCGCCGTTGCAGCCGACGATCCCTGTCCCCCCTGCCCCGGACACCCCGGCCGGGGAAGAGGCCAGACCGCCGGCCTCCGGTCCGGTGGAGCACCGTTTCGACAACACCCCCCGGCCGGCCCGTTTCTGGCACGTGGTCGCCTGCCGGCAGCTGTCCGAGGCCGAGGTGGCGCTGGAGGAGCCGGAGTGGCTTCGAGGGCAGAGGCCCCTCACCCCGGAAGAGATCAAACCGGATCCAACGGCCCGGGCGCTGCCCAGCCGGCCGCTTCTCCTGTGGTCCCGGCTCTGGCCCTTTCTCAAGGCGGCCCTGGGCGCGCACCAGACCGGCGGGGCGGTCGATCTGGAGCGGGCGGTGGCCATGCTGGCCACGGGTGGCCGGCCCCTGACCCGACTGCCCCGTCTTCCCCGCCTGCGCTTCGCGCCCACCAGTCAGCTCCTCCTGGACTTCGACCACCGGAGCGCCATGTTCTGGTCCGACTTCCGGGGTCTGGCCACGAGACTGGCCCGGCTGCGGGGCGGCGCCGGACTGGCGGTCCTGGCCCTCGACGCTGGACCGGGCGGGCGCATGCAGCGGTGGCAGCCCAGGAGCGGCGGCCGGCGCAGGGGCTGGCAGCCGGCCGGTCCGCCCCGGCCGTACCGGTTGCCGGAGCCCGGCTCGCCGGTGCTGGTGCTGAGCGACCTGGGCTACTACGACGCCAGCGGCCGGGCCCGTGAGGCCTGGCTGCGCTTCGGCCGCCGGCTGCGGCAGGCCGGTTTGGTCCCCACCGCCCTCAGCCCGACGCCACCCCGGCGCTGGGACCCGGAGCTGGCGGCGGTCTGGCGGCTGGCCTCCTGGGATCGGGGCGTCCGGCTGCCGCGGCTGGACCGGCCCGGTTGTCGCGGCCAGTCGCCCCGGGCCAATCCCCGGGCCGGGGAGGGGTGGGAGCAGCTGCTGGCGCTCCTGTCGCCGGCGGTCTCCGTGGAGCCGCCTCTCCTGCGGGCCATGCGCCTTCTCCTTCCCCAAGGCCAGGCCGATGTGGGCAGCGAGGCCGAGGCCTGGCTGCACCCGCACGTGCTTTCCTGCCTTCTGGGCTTCTTCTTTGCCGATGGCACCCAGAAGCGCTGGCGTGAGGATTTTCGCAAGCAGCCGGCCAGGTTGCGGCAGGCGGCCGGCCAGCTCATCCGGGCTCACCACGCCCACCTGCCGCCGGTGGTCCGCCACGAGGAGGAGCTTCTCCTGGGCAACCTGGCGGGCGAGAACGCCCCGGGCGAGGCGGCGCAGGCCTTTGTGGCCCGTACTGTCAAGACTCTTGAAGCCGAGCCGCGGCCGGAGATCAAGGATTTTGTCCGGCGGCAGGCTGGCCGCCAGCATGCCTCCATGTGGCGGTTCTGCGAGCCCCTGGCCGCGTTGTGGATCTTGGCCAACAAGGAGGAGCTGCAGGCCAGCCGGGTGGAGCTGCCGCCCGGGCTGGATCTGGCCCGAGTGGCCTGGGTGTTGGACCAGCCGGCGCCGCCCCGGGACTGTCGCCTCTGGCAGCAGGGGCCGGCCCTGGTGCTGACCGTCGATCCCGAGCTGCCGGCCTTCGGTCCGTCCGGGGCAGTGGCCACCGGCAGCCTGGTGGGGAGTCTGACAGCCCGGCGGCTGTTGCAGGCAGCCGGCGGAGCCGAGAAGGGGCCACACGGCGCGGTGGTGGGGGAGAAGGCCGCGGTGGTGGTGGAGCCGCTGCCGTCTGCCGGTCCCATCGTCCTCCGGAGCGAGGTGGAGGAGATGGCCATCGACACCGTGGCCAGGCCGGCCTGGGCGGCCGCCATGGGCCGGGACCGGCAGGGTCTTTTCGTGGAAATCGGGGAAGGGGAGGCCAGTCGCCGCGCCTACTGGCTCAACCCGGGCCGCTACCCGGTCGAGCAGCGTGCCGGCCAGGCCTTCCTGGCGATGGAGGAGGGGGCGTGGCTGGATGAGGCCGGGTTTCGGCCTCTGGTGCGCTCTGGTTTCCGGCAGCCGCCTTGGGCCGAGCGCTTTGGTGTTGATCCGTACGGCGTCTGGGCGGAGTTCCAGGTGAAAGGGGTCTGGCAGCGCATGCGCTGGATCCGGCCCGGCCGCTTCCTCATGGGCTCGCCGGAGGACGAGCCGGAGCGTGACGGGGATGAGCAGCAGCACGAGGTGATCCTGACCCGGGCCTTCTGGTTGGCGGATACTGCTTGCACCCAGGCGTTGTGGAAGGCGGTGATGGGGCGGAAGCAGCTCAGCCAGTTCAGGGGTGATTTAAGGCCGATGGAGAGTGTGAGCTGGGATCAATGCATGGACTTTGTGCGCAGGATCAACAAGCAGCTCCCAGGTCTTGGACTGCGGCTGCCCTTCGAGGCGGAGTGGGAATACGCCTGCCGGGCGGGCACCACGACGCCTTTTTCCTTCGGCGCAACGATTACCCCGGAGCAAGTCAACTACGATGGCAACTATCCGTATGCCGGCGGACGGAAGGGGTTGTACCGAAACGAGACGGTGGAGGTCGGGTCGCTGCCTGCCAACCCCTGGGGCCTCTTCGAGATGCACGGCAATGTCTGGGAGTGGTGCAGCGACTGGTATGGCGACTACCCGACCGGAAGCGTGGTCGATCCTGAAGGTTCGTCCACGCGCTCCGGGCGGGTGCTCCGTGGCGGCAGCTGGGTCATCGACGCCTGGAGGTGCCGTTCGGCCTACCGGTACAGGATCGACCCCGCCAACCGCTACGTCTTCATCGGCTTCCGCCTTGCCCGAGGTCAGTAGCCGAGCCAGCAAACAGGACAGGGAGGAGGCAGGGCCGGACAGATGCGGCGGAGCCGCGGCGGTCAGGCCCGGCCGGCGGCCGGAGGGAGGCATGCAATGAAGTACAGGTTTTTCGCCGTTCCAGCTTTGGATCCCGAAGTGGCTGCCAGCGAGTTGAACGGGTTTCTGGGCTCGGTGCGGGTCGCCAACCTCGAAAAGAACCTCATTGCCGACGGCCAGCGCAGCTTCTGGGCGGTCTGTGTTGCGTACTGGGAGGGCGGCGCACCGGCGGCCGGCCGCGGTGCCAGGATCGACTACCGGGAGGTGTTCGACGAGAAGGATTTTGCCCTGTTCGCCAGGCTGCGGGAGGCTATTCTGGACGAGACGGCCCCTGCTGGCCGCTTCCGGCAGTTCGTAATCGCGGATCCCAAGACGCGGATCATCCATGCGGCCTGCTTCCAGGACCGGGTGCTCCACCATGCCTTGATGCATCTGGCCGGTCCGGTTCTGGAACGGACCATGGTGCCGACCACCTACGCCTGCCGGCCAGGCAAGGGGCCGTTGGCCGGCGTGCACCGGGTGCAGCGGAACGTGCGCCGTTTTCCCTGGCTGGTCAAGATCGACATCGCAAAGTACTTTGCCTCGGTGGATCACAAGATTCTGTTGGACCTTCTGGACCGCCGGTTCAAGGGCCGGCAGGGGCTGGCGCTCATGGCCCGCATCCTGGGATCCTACGAAACGGACCCGGGGAAGGGACTGCCCATCGGTTCCCTCACCTCGCAGCATTTTGCCAACTTCTACCTGGACGGTCTGGACCGTTTTCTTCTGGAGGACCTGGGAGTGGCCGGTCACGTTCGGTACATGGATGACGTCATCTGGTGGTGCGCCAGCCGGGGCGAGGCCAAGGCATCCCTGCAAGAGGCGACGGAGTGGCTCGTCGCCAAGCGGCGGCTGGCCTTGCACCGAAACAGCCAGGTGAATCGGTCCGCGGCGGGTGTCACCTTCTGCGGTTTCCGGGTCAAGCCGGGTGCCCTGCTCCTGAGCCGTCGCCGCCGCCGGCGGTACAGCGAGCAGCGGACCAGCCTGGAGCAGGCCTTCGTCCATGGTCGGATCGGTGCCCTGGAGCTGCAGGCCCGTTTCGCCTCCGTTTTGGCCATCACCGCCCATGGTGATAGCCTCTCCTGGCGCCGGCAGGAGCTCCGGCGCCGTCCCTGTCCCATCGAGGGTTGATGATGGCTCCGGAAAGGGTGGTGGTCGCAACGCACCGAGCGGGTGCTCCGTGGCGGCAGCTGGATCAACAACGCCAGGAGGTGCCGTTCGGCCAACCGGAACAGGAACGAGCCCGGCAACCGCAACGACAATACCGGCTTCCGCCTTGCCCGAGCTCACCGGGTCCCCACGGCAGACAGGGCCCTCTGACCAGACCGCCATCCTGCCCGGCCGTGTTGTCCGGCGGCCGGCGAAAAGCCAACGGACCCCGGCATGCTGGTAGGGCGAGCGGATGCAGCCCGAAGGCTTGCCGGGTGTCCGCCTCCGAATCCTCGGCCGTCCTTCACGGGGCGGGGAGAACCAGTCGCTCGTGAGCGCCAAGCCTGACGACACCGGGGCACAGATCCGCCTGCATTCCACCCTTCCCGACAGCTTCCCCGCCCCCTGGGCCAGCGACTGGGGCGAGGACCGGTACGGGCGGCTGTGGATGGCCTTCACCTTTCAGGGTGTGCGCCAAGTCCTGCGCTGGATCCGGCCCGGCAGCTTCCAGATGGGCTCGCCGCCCAACGAGCCGGAGCGTTTCAAGAATGAAGAGCAGCACGAGGTGATCCTGACCCGAGGCTTCTGGCTGGCGGACACCGCCTGCAGCCAAAGGCTGTGGCAGGCGGTGATGGGCGAGAACCCCAGCCGGTTCAAGGGCGAGGCCAGGCCGGTGGAGCGGGTCGGTTGGGAGGACTGCCAGGCCTTCCTGGCCCGCATCAACGAGCAGGTCCCTGGCCTCGAGCTGCGGCTGCCCTCCGAGGCGGAATGGGAGTATGCCTGCCGGGCCGGCACCACGACGCCCTTTTCCTTTGGCACCACCATCACCCCTGACCAGGTCAACTACGATGGCAACCACCCGTATGCGGGCGACCGGAAGGGGTTGTATCGACAAGAGACGGTGGACGTCAAGTCGCTGCCCGCCAACCCCTGGGGTCTCTATGAGATGCACGGCAATGTCTGGGAATGGTGTGCGGACTGGTATGGGGAGTATTCGGCCGCAACCGTGGTCGACCCTGTGGGTCCATTTACAGGCACCGGGCGGGTGCTCCGTGGCGGCAGTTGGTCGACCGCGCCAGGGGGTGCCGTTCCGCCTACCGGCACAGGCTCGCCCCCGCCGACCGCCACGGCGACCGCGGCTTCCGCCTTGCCCGAGGTCAATGACAGGCCGGGCAGGCAGGGAGGCAGGTGGCGGCCGGGCCGGACAGACGCGGCGGAGCCGCGGCGGTCAGGACCTGCCGCCGCCGGCGCCGCCAGCCGGCTGCAGCCAAGGCCGGGAGCCCGGCCAGCGGCTCGACAGCGGCCGGGCCTTTTGCTACCTTGTGACCACAGGATGGAGCGCCCATCCACTTTCCTTTCAGGGCTTCATCATGCCAGCTCCCGATGACTACGATACCCCGTGGAAGGAGGTCCTGACCCGGTACTTCCCGGAGCTCATGGCCTTCTTTTTTCCGGAAGCCCATGCCAGTATCGACTGGTCCCGGGGATATGATTTTCTGGACAAGGAGCTCCGGCAGGTGACCCGGGATGCCAAGCTGGGCACGCGGCCGGCGGACAAGCTGGCCAGGGTCTGGCGCCACGGTGACGATGAAGAGGTCTGGGTACTGGTTCATCCCGAGATCCAGGGCCAGTCGCAGGCGGCCTTTGCCAAGCGGATGTATGTCTACAACTACCGGATCTTCGATCGATTCGACCGGATGGTGATGAGCTGCGCGATCCTGACCGATGATCGACCCGACTGGCGGCCAGATCGGTTCGGCTATCGGCTGCTGGGGTGCGAGGTGGGCTTCCGTTTTCCGGTGGCCAAGGTGCTCGACTATGCGGACCGCTGGCCGATGCTGGAGGCGGAGACCAACCCCTTTGCCACGGTGGTGATGGCCCACCTGAAGGCCCGGGAGACGAAGCGCTCGGCCTCCGAGCGGGCGCACTGGAAGATTGACCTGGTACGGCGACTCTACCGCAAGGGCTATGAGCGGCAGCAGGTGATCGATCTCTTCCGGTTCATCGACTGGCTCCTGGCCCTGCCTGAGGAGCTGGAGGAGGGCTTCTTGCGGCAGGTGGCCGCTATCGAGGAGGAAACGGCAATGCCCTACGTGACAAGTGTGGAACGGATCGGCATCAGGAAGGGGCTGGCTCAAGGCCTGGAGCAGGGCCTCGAAAAGGGACTCGAACAGGGCCTTCGCCAGGGTTTCGCGCAGGGCCGCGAGCAGGGTGTGGAACTGGGCCGCCGGGAGGCGTTGCGGGCGGTGGCTGTCAACCTGATGGATCTGCTCGATGACGAGGCCATCGCCCAGCGCACCGGGCTGCCCCTGGAGGAGGTCCGGCAGCTGCGAGCCGGCGTCCCGCGGCCCCCCGCGAGGTCTGGCTCGTAGCCCAGCAGGCGGCCGCCAGGAGGAGCGCCGCTTCTCGCCGGCTTCGCCGGGCGCCTCATAAGAAACAACGGCCACCAGAGCCGACTTCCGGCGTGGTACCCATTCGGGTGCGCCCCCCGCATGGCAACTCTTTCCGCCCCCGCCGCCCTGCGCCGGAGGGCGCCTTCGCGCACGGCCCCGCCTCAGGCCACGGCCGCCTGCACCGCCGCCACCCCCATCCGCTCCACGAAGCGGGCGGTTCTTTCCTTCTTCTTGCCCTCACCGCGGTAGTACTCCAGGACCCGTCGCACCTTGGCCACCACCTCGTCGTCTGACAGGCCCTCGGCCAGGACATCGGCGATCCGTGGCCGGCCGCCGCTGTTGCCGCCGAAGGTGAGGGTCCAGCCGGCCTTCTTGCCGATCACCCCCACATCCCGCAGATAGCTCTCGCCGCAGCACATGGAGCAGCCGGACACCCCCATCTTGAGCTTGGCGGGCAGCGCCATATCCATGAAGATCTGCTCCAGGGCCAGGCCCAGGGACAGGGAATCCCGCAGCCCCAGGGAGCAGACCGTGTTTCCCGGGCAGGCCTGCACGTAGTGGAGACAGAGCTCCAGGGCCCGGCCGGCGTCCATGGCCAGATCCTGCCAGATGCCGGGCAGGTCCTCTTTCCTGATGCCCACCAGGGCCAGCCGTTGGCCGGAGGTGATCTTGACAATGGGGATCTGGTACCGGCGGGCCACGGCACTGAGCCGCTCCAGCACCTCAGCCGACACGATCCCGGCCGGGGTCCGGGGCACGATGGCGTAGGTGGTCTTGTCCCGCTGCAGGATTGCTCCGTGGGGCTGCTCGCTCATGAAAAAGCCTCCTTGTGGGGATGATGATCCGGACGGCCTGGGGGCCTGGCGCGGCCCGGTTCCTTGACTTTCCCTTGGGGCATGGAAGAGACTTGACCGTACCAAGGGAGCCGCCAGATGTCGACCCGGGATTGCGGGGACACCAGCGGATCGGGGGGCTCCCGGGCCGGAGGAGCGCCCATGCACCGATACCGACGGTTGGCCGCCCTGCTGCTCCTGGTGGGCCTGTGGCCGGCCGCGCTCCAGGCAGCGGACGTCGACTTCGCCGCCGCCCGCCAGGCGATGGTGGCCGAGCAGCTGCGGCAGCGGGGCATCCGCGCCGAAGCCGTCCTGGCGGCCATGGCCGCGGTGGAGCGCCATCTCTTCGTGCCGGAGCGGTTCCGGGACCAGGCGTATGAAGATGGGCCGCTGCCCATCGGCTTCGGCCAGACCATCTCCCAGCCGTACATCGTTGCCGCCATGACCGAGGCGGTGAAGCCGGCCCCAGGCCAGCGGGTCCTGGAGATCGGCACCGGCTCCGGCTACCAGGCCGCGGTGCTGGCCCGGATCGTGGGCGAGGTGGCCACGATCGAGATCGTGCCTGAGCTGGCCCGCTCTGCCGAAGGGCGGCTGGCCGCCCTGGGCTTCAGCAATGTGGCGGTCCGGCAGGCGGACGGCTACCACGGCTGGCCGGAGAAGGCGCCCTTCGACGCCATCGTGGTCACTGCCGCCGCGGCATTCATCCCACCCCCCTTGATCGACCAGCTCAAGGACGGCGGCCGCATGGTGATCCCGGTGGGCTCGCCCTTCATGGTCCAGACGCTCATGCTGGTGGAAAAGAAGGGTGGTGAGGTCAGGACCACCGCCCTTATGCCGGTCCGCTTTGTGCCTTTCCGGAGAGGGCCGTGAGGCCGGCGGCCCATCCGCCGGCCGCTCTTTGTCTGGCCATCGGCCTCCTGTCCTGCGGTCTCATCGCCTGCCAGCTGGCCTTGATGCAGCTCCTGGCCCTGGTGCAGTGGCACCATTTCGCCTACCTCATCATCGCCGTGGCCCTCCTGGGCTTTGGCGCCGCCGGCACCCTCCTGGCCCTGCTTGCCCCGGCGCGGCGGCAGCGGCTCCCGGAGCTGATGCCAACGCTCCTGTTGGCCACCGCCGCCGCCATGGCGTTGCTCGTGCCGGCGAGTCATCTGGTCCTCGGCCGCTTCGACGCCTACGAGATCCTGGTCGACCCCGGTCAGATCCTCCTTTTGGGCGCCTTGCAGCTCCTCTTCTTCGTGCCCTTTTTCCTGGGCGCTTTGCCCATCGGCATCGCCTTTGCCAGCCACACCCAGGGGATCGGCACCCTCTACCTGGCCAACCTTCTGGGCTCCGGTCTGGGAGGGCCGGCCGCCATCCTGGCCCTGGGTCTGGTGGCGCCCCAGAGGCTGCCGGTGCTCCTGGCGGTTTTGCCCCTGGCCGGTGGCCTCTGCCTTGGCGGCTGGCCGCCTTCCCGCCGGAGGCTGGCCGCAGCGCTCCTGGCAATGGTGCTCCTGGCGGTGGCCTGGACCGGCCCGTGGACGCCGCGGCTTTCCGCCTACAAGGATCTGAGCCATGCCCGGCAGCTGCCCGAGGCCGTGGTCCGGGCCCGGCAGCCGAGCCCGCAAGGCCTGGTGGAGCGGCTGGCGGCGCCGGCGCTGCGCCATGCGCCGGGTCTCAGTCTCCACTATCGAGGCGAGGTGGCGGCCCGGGATGGCATCTTCGTGAACGGCGACTGGTGGGGTGCGGTGCCCCCGTGGCCGCCGGAGGCGAGCGGCCCGCTTCTGGACCAGACCCCGGCGGTGCTGCCTTACCGCCTGGCCCCGCGGCCGCAGGTGCTGGTGCTCCATGCCGGCAGCGGCGAGGCGGTGGGCCAGGCCCTCGTCCATGGCGGCCGGGTGATCGCCGTGGAGCCGCATCGGACCGCGGTGGCCGTCGCCCGCTCGAGCGCCAGCCCGTATGACGATCCCGGGGTGGCCCTGCACGTCATCGAGCCCCGCACCTTCCTGGCCCGGGACCAGGGCCGCTACGACCTCATCACCCTGCCGGCCGTGGGCGGCTTCGGCTCCTCGGGGCTTCTCGCCCTGCAGGAGCAGTATCTGCTCACCAGGGAAGGCTTCGACGCCCTGTGGGCGCATCTGACCCCTGGCGGGGTCCTGCAGGTCACCGCCTGGCTGGACTTCCCGGCCCGGGCGTCCCTGCGGCTGGCCGCCACCGTGGCCGAGCTTCTGGAGCGCCAGGGGGTGGGGGATCCCCGGTCGCATCTGGCGGTGGTGCGCTCCTGGGCCAGCATCACCTTTCTGGTCGCCAGGAGCCCCTTGCCCGGCGAGGAGGTGGGTCGCCTGGGCGAGGCCTGCCAGGCCCTGGGTTTTGACCTCTTCCTGGCCCCGGGGCGCGCTCCCGAGGCGGGGAGCCGCTTCCACCAGCTGGAGAACGAACAGTTTCTCAAGGATCTCCGGGACCTGCTCGGTCCCGACCGGGAGCGGGTCCTGGCCGACTACCCTTTCGACATCCGGCCGGCCCGGGATGACCGCCCCTTCTTCTTCCAGCTCCTGTCCTGGCAAAGCCTGCCGCTTCTGGCCAGGCTCTTCGGCGAGCGGGCCCTGCCGCTGGTGGAGATGGGCTATGCCGTGGTCCTGGTCACCGTGGTCCAGCTGGCAGTGGCTGCGGCCATCCTGGTGCTCCTGCCCCTGGCCCGCCGGCGTGGCGCCGGCAGCCTGCGCCTCTGGACGCTCCGCCATTTCGGCGGCATCGGCGTGGCCTACATGTTCGTGGAGATCGCCCTCATCCATGAGCTGGTGCTCGCCTTTGGCCAGGCCATGGAGGCGGCGGCCGCTGCCATCGGCATTCTCCTCGTCGCCTCGGGGAGCGGCAGCTTCGTCTCGGACCGCCTGGCCGCCAGCCGGCGGGCGGCCGGCCGAGCCGCGGCGGCGGCCGGGCTGGCGGTGGCCCTCCTGGCGCTGCTCCTGCCGGCAACCGTGCGGGCCACCATCGCCTGGCCCCTGGGCGTAAAGGCCCTGGCCGTGGTGCTGGCCATAAGCCCAGCGGCCTTTGCCATGGGCTTCTGCTTTCCCCTGGGTATGCGGGTGCTCGATCAGGAGGGAGGCGGCCGGGTGGCCTGGGGCTGGTCGATCAACGGCTGCGCCTCGGTGGCCAGCGCCGCCCTGGCGGTGGTGGTCGCCGTGGAGTGGGGCTTCCGGGCGGTACTGCTGGCCGCGGTGGCTGCTTACGGCCTGGCGGCCTGGGGACCGGCAGTCGACACCCGCCGGGTGTTTTGGTAGGGTAGGTAACCAACGACCACCGGGGGTACCGGGGCAACCATGCCCCCACCCCAGCCCTCTCCCGCTGGGGGAGGGAGCGCAACACACCATGGCTCGGGAGGGGTACGCCTCCTCCCCCCAGCGGGGGGGAGGCCGGGAGGGGGGCAGCCTCCGCCAGCGCTGGCTATCCCGCTGCCCAACCGCCGAGCCGAGCGGCAGCCGCCATCCCCTCCTTCTTGTGCGAGGAGCCTCATGCCTTCGTCCGCCGACTGCGCGCCGGAAGCTTGCCGGCGCCGGGGGAGGTGGGCTCGTAGATACGCGGGCGTCGCCCATGCGGCGCCGGCTTGCAGGACCAAAGCATCCAGCTTGGCGTCGGCCTTGTCGAATATCCGCCACTGCCGCCTGCCCTTGACAGACGGGGCAGGCGGCATCATATTTTGCGCCACTTTGCCGGCCGCCGCGCCCCGCTCGGGGATCACGGGCTGCGGCCGGGTCGATTTGTCTTTTCGCCGCACCGGCGACAACGCTCCAATCCCTCTGGCAGCACGAGGTTGTGCCAATGACCACCGAGCATCCTGTTACGGAAACCCTGGAGTTCCAGGCCGAGGTCAAGAAGGTCCTGGATATCGTCATCCATTCCTTGTACACCGAGCGGGAGATCTTTGTCCGGGAGCTGGTGTCGAACGCCGCCGATGCGTGCGAGCGCCAGCGCCACCTGGCGGTGGTGGAGCAGGAGATCTTCGACGCCCATGTGCCGCTCGAGATCTCCCTGGCGGTGGACGACAAGGCCGGCACCCTCACCATCACCGATACCGGGGTGGGGATGACCCGGGAGGAGCTGGTGGCCAATCTGGGCACCATCGCCCATTCCGGCTCCCGGGCCTTTCTGGCCGGTCTGGCCGAGGCCGCGGCCAAGGATCTCTCCCTCATCGGCCAGTTCGGGGTCGGGTTCTACTCCGCCTTCATGGCCGCGAAGAAGGTGCGGGTGCTGTCCCGCTCCTATCGGCCGGATGCCCAGGGCTGCGAATGGACCTCGGACGGCAGCACCTACACCGTTCAGTCGGCGCCGGGCTTACGGCGGGGCACCAGGATCATCATCGAGCTGCGGGACGACGCCAAAGAGTTTGCGGATGCCGCCCGCATCAAGCGCATCATCCGCCAGTACTCCAACTTCGTGCCCTTCCCCATCCTCATGGACGGCGAGAAGCTCAACACCATCCAGGCCCTGTGGACCCGGAGCAAGAGCGAGATCGAGGACAAGGAGTACACCGAGTTCTACAAGTTCATTGCCAATGCCATGGACGAGCCGCTGACCCGGCTCCATTTTGCCACCGACGCCCCTCTGGCCATCCGGGCCCTCCTCTTCGTGCCCCAGGACAACTTCGAGCGCCTGGGCTTCGGCCGCAGCCAGCCGGGGGTGAACCTCTACTGCCAGCGGGTGCTCATCGAGCAACATTCCGCCAACATCCTGCCGGACTGGCTCAGGTTCCTCAAAGGGGTGGTGGACTCCGACGACCTGCCCTTGAACATCTCCCGTCAGGCCCTCCAGGACAGCACCCTGGTCAGCCGGATCAAGCGCATCGTCACCGGCCGCTTTCTGAAGCACCTGGAGGAGGAGGCCAAGAACAGCCCCGAGACCTTCGCCTCCTTCTGGAAGACCTTCGGGGTCTACCTCAAGGAAGGGGTGACCACCGATTTTGCCCACCGGGACGAGCTGGCCCGCCTGCTGCGCTTCCAGTCATCGAGCAGCGAGGGCGA
Proteins encoded:
- a CDS encoding AAA family ATPase, with the protein product MLEIKPGHTTTLPRVGTWPETRHVFDEASIWAVNAALAAQRPLLVRGEPGSGKSQLARAAAKELGRAFVPAVVHSRSESQDLLFCYDAVCRLGEAQALAASRGQVDVRAALAPVRFVSPGPLWWTFDWPSAAAQAKQCLSAARPPERPKGWQPKTGGAVLLIDEIDKAEADLPNGLLETLGNGAFTVPLLGRSVGMRPKAPT
- a CDS encoding formylglycine-generating enzyme family protein, with the protein product MTGRIAPGTKAGVGRADLLACLGRLGEDGLDRAAGLFGFAPAPPLQPTIPVPPAPDTPAGEEARPPASGPVEHRFDNTPRPARFWHVVACRQLSEAEVALEEPEWLRGQRPLTPEEIKPDPTARALPSRPLLLWSRLWPFLKAALGAHQTGGAVDLERAVAMLATGGRPLTRLPRLPRLRFAPTSQLLLDFDHRSAMFWSDFRGLATRLARLRGGAGLAVLALDAGPGGRMQRWQPRSGGRRRGWQPAGPPRPYRLPEPGSPVLVLSDLGYYDASGRAREAWLRFGRRLRQAGLVPTALSPTPPRRWDPELAAVWRLASWDRGVRLPRLDRPGCRGQSPRANPRAGEGWEQLLALLSPAVSVEPPLLRAMRLLLPQGQADVGSEAEAWLHPHVLSCLLGFFFADGTQKRWREDFRKQPARLRQAAGQLIRAHHAHLPPVVRHEEELLLGNLAGENAPGEAAQAFVARTVKTLEAEPRPEIKDFVRRQAGRQHASMWRFCEPLAALWILANKEELQASRVELPPGLDLARVAWVLDQPAPPRDCRLWQQGPALVLTVDPELPAFGPSGAVATGSLVGSLTARRLLQAAGGAEKGPHGAVVGEKAAVVVEPLPSAGPIVLRSEVEEMAIDTVARPAWAAAMGRDRQGLFVEIGEGEASRRAYWLNPGRYPVEQRAGQAFLAMEEGAWLDEAGFRPLVRSGFRQPPWAERFGVDPYGVWAEFQVKGVWQRMRWIRPGRFLMGSPEDEPERDGDEQQHEVILTRAFWLADTACTQALWKAVMGRKQLSQFRGDLRPMESVSWDQCMDFVRRINKQLPGLGLRLPFEAEWEYACRAGTTTPFSFGATITPEQVNYDGNYPYAGGRKGLYRNETVEVGSLPANPWGLFEMHGNVWEWCSDWYGDYPTGSVVDPEGSSTRSGRVLRGGSWVIDAWRCRSAYRYRIDPANRYVFIGFRLARGQ
- a CDS encoding reverse transcriptase/maturase family protein, yielding MKYRFFAVPALDPEVAASELNGFLGSVRVANLEKNLIADGQRSFWAVCVAYWEGGAPAAGRGARIDYREVFDEKDFALFARLREAILDETAPAGRFRQFVIADPKTRIIHAACFQDRVLHHALMHLAGPVLERTMVPTTYACRPGKGPLAGVHRVQRNVRRFPWLVKIDIAKYFASVDHKILLDLLDRRFKGRQGLALMARILGSYETDPGKGLPIGSLTSQHFANFYLDGLDRFLLEDLGVAGHVRYMDDVIWWCASRGEAKASLQEATEWLVAKRRLALHRNSQVNRSAAGVTFCGFRVKPGALLLSRRRRRRYSEQRTSLEQAFVHGRIGALELQARFASVLAITAHGDSLSWRRQELRRRPCPIEG
- a CDS encoding formylglycine-generating enzyme family protein; amino-acid sequence: MSAKPDDTGAQIRLHSTLPDSFPAPWASDWGEDRYGRLWMAFTFQGVRQVLRWIRPGSFQMGSPPNEPERFKNEEQHEVILTRGFWLADTACSQRLWQAVMGENPSRFKGEARPVERVGWEDCQAFLARINEQVPGLELRLPSEAEWEYACRAGTTTPFSFGTTITPDQVNYDGNHPYAGDRKGLYRQETVDVKSLPANPWGLYEMHGNVWEWCADWYGEYSAATVVDPVGPFTGTGRVLRGGSWSTAPGGAVPPTGTGSPPPTATATAASALPEVNDRPGRQGGRWRPGRTDAAEPRRSGPAAAGAASRLQPRPGARPAARQRPGLLLPCDHRMERPSTFLSGLHHASSR
- a CDS encoding cytosolic protein, coding for MPAPDDYDTPWKEVLTRYFPELMAFFFPEAHASIDWSRGYDFLDKELRQVTRDAKLGTRPADKLARVWRHGDDEEVWVLVHPEIQGQSQAAFAKRMYVYNYRIFDRFDRMVMSCAILTDDRPDWRPDRFGYRLLGCEVGFRFPVAKVLDYADRWPMLEAETNPFATVVMAHLKARETKRSASERAHWKIDLVRRLYRKGYERQQVIDLFRFIDWLLALPEELEEGFLRQVAAIEEETAMPYVTSVERIGIRKGLAQGLEQGLEKGLEQGLRQGFAQGREQGVELGRREALRAVAVNLMDLLDDEAIAQRTGLPLEEVRQLRAGVPRPPARSGS
- a CDS encoding NAD(P)/FAD-dependent oxidoreductase, producing MSEQPHGAILQRDKTTYAIVPRTPAGIVSAEVLERLSAVARRYQIPIVKITSGQRLALVGIRKEDLPGIWQDLAMDAGRALELCLHYVQACPGNTVCSLGLRDSLSLGLALEQIFMDMALPAKLKMGVSGCSMCCGESYLRDVGVIGKKAGWTLTFGGNSGGRPRIADVLAEGLSDDEVVAKVRRVLEYYRGEGKKKERTARFVERMGVAAVQAAVA